A part of Anser cygnoides isolate HZ-2024a breed goose chromosome 17, Taihu_goose_T2T_genome, whole genome shotgun sequence genomic DNA contains:
- the RHOF gene encoding rho-related GTP-binding protein RhoF, with amino-acid sequence MEAANGTLPDGAAGSKGGGAAAPSGKKEVKVVIVGDGGCGKTSLLMVYAKGAFPEQYAPSVFEKYTTSVTIGKKEVVLNLYDTAGQEDYDRLRPLSYQNTNVVLICYDVMNPTSYDNVAVKWYPEVNHFCRGVPLVLIGCKTDLRKDKEQLRKLRASKQEPITYNQGEAACQQINAEVYLECSAKCRENIEKVFKEATTIALSAMKKAKRQKKQRACSVL; translated from the exons ATGGAAGCGGCCAACGGGACCCTGCCCGACGGCGCGGCGGGCAGCAaggggggcggcgcggccgcTCCGTCGGGCAAGAAGGAGGTGAAGGTGGTGATCGTGGGGGACGGCGGCTGCGGGAAGACCTCGCTGCTGATGGTGTACGCCAAGGGCGCCTTCCCCGAG caATATGCACCGTCTGTGTTTGAGAAGTACACCACCAGTGTTACGATTGGCAAAAAGGAAGTCGTCCTGAATCTGTATGACACCGCAG GGCAGGAGGACTATGATCGGCTACGACCACTTTCTTACCAGAACACGAATGTAGTGTTAATTTGTTACGATGTCATGAACCCCACCAGCTATGATAATGTAGCAGTTAAG TGGTATCCTGAAGTGAATCACTTCTGCCGAGGTGTCCCGCTCGTGCTGATCGGCTGTAAGACAGACCTTCGGAAAGACAAGGAGCAGTTGCGTAAGCTCAGGGCTTCTAAGCAGGAACCCATTACCTACAACCAG GGTGAAGCAGCTTGCCAGCAGATAAATGCAGAGGTTTATCTGGAGTGCTCAGCAAAATGTCGTGAGAACATagaaaaagtttttaaagaagCAACAACCATTGCTTTAAGTGCCATGAAAAAAGCCAAGCGCCAAAAGAAACAGAGGGCGTGCTCAGTGTTATGA
- the TMEM120B gene encoding transmembrane protein 120B isoform X2, whose product MRVQLERCCGEWRELEEEFRQLQETHKVYRQKLEEVTSLQTACSSSIHRQKKTLRDLKHSLQRCKPRATPEEFALIQQISTQIKERQNAFFDMEAYLPKKNGLYLNLVLGNVNVTLLSNQAKFAYKDEYEKFKLYLTIILLLGAVACRFILHYRVTDEVFNFLLVWYYCTLTIRESILISNGSRIKGWWVSHHYVSTFLSGVMLTWPDGLMYQMFRSQFLAFSIFQSCVQFLQYYYQRGCLYRLRALGERNHLDLTVEGFQSWMWRGLTFLLPFLFFGHFWQLYNAITLFGLSRHKECKEWQVGLCVGFHVSAALPRELPHYSQSGAHEVAEEQRQNEEAVNLPGCAGCQHGNLVSQRLQQALGVGRRLLNLCYAVNGLGRTRLSPCLVKDVDSSSTDSVLSKHGSPVCSPAIYVYLIQNVFAFGFSVCVYIAACTCLAKSQHWENVGFTVIPVLE is encoded by the exons ATGAGGGTGCAGCTGGAGCGCTGCTGCGGCGAGTGgcgggagctggaggaggagttCCGGCAGCTCCAG GAAACGCACAAAGTTTACAGGCAGAAACTGGAGGAAGTCACCAGCTTGCAGAcggcctgcagcagctccataCACCGGCAGAAGAAGACGTTAAGGGATCTGAAGCACAGCCTGCAACG GTGCAAGCCCAGAGCTACTCCTGAAGAATTTGCTCTCATACAGCAGATCAGCACCCAGATCAAAGAGAGGCAAAATGCCTTCTTTGACATGGAAGCCTACTTGCCAAAGAAGAACGG TTTGTACTTAAATCTCGTGCTGGGAAACGTGAATGTAACCCTCCTGAGTAACCAAGCAAA gtTCGCCTACAAAGATGAGTATGAGAAGTTCAAACTTTATCTCACAATCATCTTGTTACTCGGGGCTGTGGCCTGCAGGTTTATTCTTCACTACAG ggTGACAGATGAAGTGTTTAACTTTCTGTTAGTGTGGTATTACTGCACGCTGACGATACGGGAAAGTATTCTTATTAGCAATGGATCAAG gatCAAAGGCTGGTGGGTGTCTCATCACTATGTCTCCACATTCCTGTCTGGAGTAATGTTAACGTG gCCAGATGGACTCATGTATCAAATGTTTCGCAGTCAGTTTTTAgcattttcaatatttcaga GTTGTGTTCAGTTCCTACAATATTATTATCAAAGGGGCTGCCTTTATAGACTCCGTGCTTTGGGGGAGAGAAACCACTTGGACCTTACTGTAG AAGGATTTCAGTCCTGGATGTGGCGGGGGCTGACGTTTCTCCTTCCATTCTTGTTCTTTGGGCAT ttctGGCAGCTATATAATGCAATCACACTTTTTGGATTGTCAAGGCATAAGGAGTGCAAAGAATGGCAGGTGG GTTTGTGTGTTGGCTTTCACgtttctgctgctcttcctcGGGAACTTCCTCACTACTCTCAAAGTGGTGCACACGAAGTTGCAgaagaacaaagacaaaatgaagaaGCTGTGAACCTACCAGGGTGTGCTGGATGCCAACACGGGAACTTGGTGTCCCAGCGCCTGCAGCAGGCGCTCGGCGTTGGACGGCGCCTCCTGAACCTCTGCTACGCTGTGAACGGACTTGGAAGGACTCGTCTGTCCCCATGCTTGGTGAAGGATGTGGACTCTTCCAGCACAGACTCAGTATTAAGCAAGCATGGCTCTCCAGTCTGCAGTCCTgctatttatgtatatttaatacAAAACGTGTTTGCATTtggtttttctgtgtgtgtatatatagcaGCATGCACCTGCCTGGCAAAAAGCCAGCACTGGGAGAATGTGGGATTTACTGTAATTCCAGTCCTGGAATGA
- the TMEM120B gene encoding transmembrane protein 120B isoform X1, producing MRVQLERCCGEWRELEEEFRQLQETHKVYRQKLEEVTSLQTACSSSIHRQKKTLRDLKHSLQRCKPRATPEEFALIQQISTQIKERQNAFFDMEAYLPKKNGLYLNLVLGNVNVTLLSNQAKFAYKDEYEKFKLYLTIILLLGAVACRFILHYRVTDEVFNFLLVWYYCTLTIRESILISNGSRIKGWWVSHHYVSTFLSGVMLTWPDGLMYQMFRSQFLAFSIFQSCVQFLQYYYQRGCLYRLRALGERNHLDLTVEGFQSWMWRGLTFLLPFLFFGHFWQLYNAITLFGLSRHKECKEWQVCVLAFTFLLLFLGNFLTTLKVVHTKLQKNKDKMKKL from the exons ATGAGGGTGCAGCTGGAGCGCTGCTGCGGCGAGTGgcgggagctggaggaggagttCCGGCAGCTCCAG GAAACGCACAAAGTTTACAGGCAGAAACTGGAGGAAGTCACCAGCTTGCAGAcggcctgcagcagctccataCACCGGCAGAAGAAGACGTTAAGGGATCTGAAGCACAGCCTGCAACG GTGCAAGCCCAGAGCTACTCCTGAAGAATTTGCTCTCATACAGCAGATCAGCACCCAGATCAAAGAGAGGCAAAATGCCTTCTTTGACATGGAAGCCTACTTGCCAAAGAAGAACGG TTTGTACTTAAATCTCGTGCTGGGAAACGTGAATGTAACCCTCCTGAGTAACCAAGCAAA gtTCGCCTACAAAGATGAGTATGAGAAGTTCAAACTTTATCTCACAATCATCTTGTTACTCGGGGCTGTGGCCTGCAGGTTTATTCTTCACTACAG ggTGACAGATGAAGTGTTTAACTTTCTGTTAGTGTGGTATTACTGCACGCTGACGATACGGGAAAGTATTCTTATTAGCAATGGATCAAG gatCAAAGGCTGGTGGGTGTCTCATCACTATGTCTCCACATTCCTGTCTGGAGTAATGTTAACGTG gCCAGATGGACTCATGTATCAAATGTTTCGCAGTCAGTTTTTAgcattttcaatatttcaga GTTGTGTTCAGTTCCTACAATATTATTATCAAAGGGGCTGCCTTTATAGACTCCGTGCTTTGGGGGAGAGAAACCACTTGGACCTTACTGTAG AAGGATTTCAGTCCTGGATGTGGCGGGGGCTGACGTTTCTCCTTCCATTCTTGTTCTTTGGGCAT ttctGGCAGCTATATAATGCAATCACACTTTTTGGATTGTCAAGGCATAAGGAGTGCAAAGAATGGCAG GTTTGTGTGTTGGCTTTCACgtttctgctgctcttcctcGGGAACTTCCTCACTACTCTCAAAGTGGTGCACACGAAGTTGCAgaagaacaaagacaaaatgaagaaGCTGTGA
- the MORN3 gene encoding MORN repeat-containing protein 3 isoform X1: MNNADLSQIFLLQHTRTQGRDGPEEQRTLASRYGCAEGCPPLPAETAPALTKQERSLESPKRARSQFSFPSDFPYGPLTACWAPVSLRAGVWQSCYDDSALVCTAAAPSPHRSPSAAENTMPVVKYPRAIEPLWHEWDGKAQKCGLRHTVYAVNGDQYTGEWLDNLKHGKGTQIWKRTGAIYSGDWKFGKRDGYGSYSIPHPVTKEYKKVYTGWWKNDKKCGYGTMFYPSGECYEGEWSGGLRSGWGRMCYGDGSVYEGQWLAGQPGGQGMLCLSNENRYEGGWKDGKKHGPGRFFYLDKGQLLEGIWVADIPKCGIMIDFGRDEAPAPTQYPIPKIELADPDAVLAEAQVMFDDNQN; the protein is encoded by the exons ATGAATAATGCAGATCTAAGTCAGATCTTCTTGCTCCAGCACACGAGGACACAGGGAAGGGACGGCCCAGAGGAGCAGCGGACGCTCGCATCTCGGTACGGCTGTGCTGAAGGTTGTCCACCTCTGCCTGCAGAAACGGCTCCTGCCCTGACCAAACAGGAGAG ATCGCTGGAGTCGCCGAAGCGGGCCAGGAGCCAGTTTTCATTTCCCAGTGACTTTCCCTACGGGCCGCTCACAGCCTGCTGGGCTCCCGTCTCCCTTCGCGCAGGAGTTTGGCAGAGTTGCTATGACGACTCGGCCCTGGtgtgcacagctgcagcacccagcccgcACCGCTCTCCGAGCGCAG cTGAAAACACAATGCCTGTTGTGAAATACCCCAGGGCCATAGAGCCTCTCTGGCATGAATGGGACGGGAAGGCACAGAAATGTGGGTTAAGACATACGGTCTATGCTGTAAATGGGGATCAGTACACTGGAGAATGGTTGGACAACTTGAAGCATG GTAAAGGCACCCAGATCTGGAAGCGCACCGGCGCTATTTACAGCGGTGACTGGAAGTTTGGGAAGCGGGACGGGTATGGCTCATACAGCATTCCTCACCCCGTGACCAAGGAATACAAGAAAGTGTACACAGGCTGGTGGAAAAACGACAAAAAATGT GGCTACGGGACGATGTTCTACCCCAGCGGGGAGTGCTACGAGGGCGAGTGGAGCGGCGGGCTGAGGAGCGGCTGGGGTCGGATGTGCTACGGGGACGGCTCCGTCTACGAGGGGCAGTGGCTGGCGGGCCAGCCAGGCGGGCAGGGGATGCTGTGCCTGT CAAATGAAAATCGGTATGAAGGAGGttggaaagatggaaagaagcACGGCCCAGGACGATTCTTCTACCTGGATAAGGGACAATTGCTTGAAGGCATCTGGGTGGCAGACATACCAAAATGTGGGATTATGATCGACTTTGGCCGAGATGAAGCTCCTGCCCCTACTCAGTATCCAATCCCAAAG ATTGAACTAGCCGATCCAGATGCTGTCTTAGCAGAGGCCCAAGTGATGTTTGATGACAACCAAAACTAA
- the MORN3 gene encoding MORN repeat-containing protein 3 isoform X2, with protein sequence MPVVKYPRAIEPLWHEWDGKAQKCGLRHTVYAVNGDQYTGEWLDNLKHGKGTQIWKRTGAIYSGDWKFGKRDGYGSYSIPHPVTKEYKKVYTGWWKNDKKCGYGTMFYPSGECYEGEWSGGLRSGWGRMCYGDGSVYEGQWLAGQPGGQGMLCLSNENRYEGGWKDGKKHGPGRFFYLDKGQLLEGIWVADIPKCGIMIDFGRDEAPAPTQYPIPKIELADPDAVLAEAQVMFDDNQN encoded by the exons ATGCCTGTTGTGAAATACCCCAGGGCCATAGAGCCTCTCTGGCATGAATGGGACGGGAAGGCACAGAAATGTGGGTTAAGACATACGGTCTATGCTGTAAATGGGGATCAGTACACTGGAGAATGGTTGGACAACTTGAAGCATG GTAAAGGCACCCAGATCTGGAAGCGCACCGGCGCTATTTACAGCGGTGACTGGAAGTTTGGGAAGCGGGACGGGTATGGCTCATACAGCATTCCTCACCCCGTGACCAAGGAATACAAGAAAGTGTACACAGGCTGGTGGAAAAACGACAAAAAATGT GGCTACGGGACGATGTTCTACCCCAGCGGGGAGTGCTACGAGGGCGAGTGGAGCGGCGGGCTGAGGAGCGGCTGGGGTCGGATGTGCTACGGGGACGGCTCCGTCTACGAGGGGCAGTGGCTGGCGGGCCAGCCAGGCGGGCAGGGGATGCTGTGCCTGT CAAATGAAAATCGGTATGAAGGAGGttggaaagatggaaagaagcACGGCCCAGGACGATTCTTCTACCTGGATAAGGGACAATTGCTTGAAGGCATCTGGGTGGCAGACATACCAAAATGTGGGATTATGATCGACTTTGGCCGAGATGAAGCTCCTGCCCCTACTCAGTATCCAATCCCAAAG ATTGAACTAGCCGATCCAGATGCTGTCTTAGCAGAGGCCCAAGTGATGTTTGATGACAACCAAAACTAA